A section of the Phaseolus vulgaris cultivar G19833 chromosome 8, P. vulgaris v2.0, whole genome shotgun sequence genome encodes:
- the LOC137824857 gene encoding uncharacterized protein produces the protein MESIDSFIWEAVVHGPYVPMQVVKDEEVAKPRSEWSKSEKKKAQYDLVTKNIITSSLTMDEFFIISQCNSAKEMWEVLKITHEGIEDVKRSRKHSLIQEYELFRMQPEESIADVQKRFTHIVNHLTGLGKEFDKEELNIKVLKCLDRSWQPKVTAISESRDLSKLSTTALFGKLMEHELDLKRLKEQEIVERKPKGLALKASAQSDINEEKEDAEHDETINLLTKRFSKFLKKKSRDRNQPKRSKKVERSKGGKAYISWEENEVSSTSSSSTESEESNLCFMVKDEGSISDSVSEFSMESDNYDQLLAAFKESHDEANRLAIICSKLQKVNNVLAPKVKTLEEELHKAKTDLQNQVSQLLTVAKRHLMLPIFIA, from the exons atggaatctattgactcGTTTATTTGGGAGGCTGTGGTCCATGGAccctatgtgccaatgcaggttgtcaaggatgaagaagtggcaaagccaagatctgaatggagtaagagtgaaaagaagaaggctcaatatgatcttgtaaccaagaacatcataacttcgtcattaacaatggatgagttcttcataATATCTCAATGCAattcagctaaggagatgtgggaagtcttgaAAATTACTCATGAAGGCATTGAGGATGTGAAGAGATCAAGAAAAcattctctcatccaagagtatgaactTTTTAGAATGCAACCTGaagagagcattgctgatgtgcagaaaaggttcacccacattgtgaatcatcttactggtttgggaaaggaatttgacaaagaggaactcaacataaaagtGTTGAAGTgtctcgacagaagctggcaacccaaggtgactgccatatctgaaagtcgtgatctgtcaaagctgTCAACTACTGCACTATTTGGGAAattaatggagcatgagctggacctcaagagactcaaagagcaAGAAATAGTGGAAAGGAAACCCAAGggacttgcactgaaagcaagtgCACAGAGTGACATCAATGAAGAGAAAGAAGATGCTGAACATGATGAAACAATCAACTTACTTACAAAGAggttcagcaaattcctgaagaagaaaagcagagataggaaccaaccaaaaagaag CAAGAAAGTTGAAAGGAGCAAGGGGGGAAAAGCTTACATTTCTTGGGAAGAGaatgaagtatcttcaaccagTAGCTCTTCAACTGAGAGTGAGGAAAGCAATCTGTGTTTCATGGTGAAAGATGAAGGATCAATCTCTGATTCAGTCAGTGAATTCTCTATGGaatctgataactatgatcaattgcttgctgctttcaaagaatcacatgatgAGGCAAATAGATTGGCTATAATATGCAGCaagttgcaaaaggtaaataatgtgcttgcacctaaagtaaaaacacttgaggaagaactgcataaggccaaaacagatctT caaaatcaggtttctcagcttttaacagtggcaaaaaggcatctcatgttacctatttttattgcatga